From the Thermus thermamylovorans genome, the window AAATGTGGTGGCCAATTACAGCCCCTTGCGCCTCCTGGGAACAGGAGGTAAGGTAAGGTTGGCCTTTAAACCGGTCCCGCGAGGCCGGAAAGGGGGAAAGATGAAGCGTAAAAACGGCCTTAGGAAAAAGCCAAGCGGGGGCTTCGGCCTCCGCTTCCTCTTGGGGGTGCCCGGTGCGCTTTAAGGCGGAACTCCTAAACGCCGAGGAGATGCGGCGGGCCCTCCACCGCATCGCCCACGAGATCGTGGAGGCGGGCAAGGGGGTGGAGGGCCTGGCCCTGGTGGGCATCCACACCCGGGGCATCCCCCTGGCGGAGCGCCTCGCCCGCTACATCCGGGAGTTCGAGGGTAAGGAGGTGCCCGTAGGCCTCCTGGACATCACCCTCTACCGGGACGACCTTTCCGAGATCGGCCTGAGGCCTCAGGTGCGCCAGACCCGGATCCCCTTTGAGATCACGGACAAGGCGGTGGTCCTGGTGGACGACGTGCTCTACACGGGCCGCACCGCCCGGGCCGCCCTGGACGCCCTCATGGACCTGGGCCGTCCCCGGCGCATCTACCTCGCGGTCCTCATCGACCGGGGGCACCGGGAACTCCCCATCCGGGCGGACTTCGTGGGCAAAAACGTCCCCACCGCCAGGAGCGAGGTGGTGAAGGTGAAGCTCCAGGAGGTGGACGGGGAGGACCGGGTGGAGCTTTGGGAACGGGAGGCCCTATGAGGCACCTCCTGGACTTCAGGGGCTGGGCCAGGACCGAGGTGGAAAGCCTCCTGGACACCGCCCGCGTGATGGCCGAGGTCCTGGAGCGCCCGGTGAAGAAGGTGCCTGCGCTTCAGGGCTTCACCGTGGCCACGGTCTTCTTCGAGCCCTCCACCCGCACCCGCCTCTCCTTTGAGCTGGCGGCCAGGCGCATGTCCGCGGACGTGGTCTCCTTCGCCGCCCAGACCAGCAGCCTGCAGAAGGGGGAAAGCTACAAGGACACCCTGCTCACCCTCGAGGCCATGGGGGTGGACGCCTACGTGATCCGGGCCGACGCCGCCGGGGTGCCCCACCAGGCGGCCCGCTGGGTGAAGGGGGTGGTGGTGAACGGGGGGGATGGGCGCCGGGCCCACCCCACCCAGGCCCTCCTGGACGCCTACACCCTCCTGGAGGCCCTGGGGAGCCTGGAGGGGAAGAAGATCGCCATCGTGGGGGACCTCCTCCACTCCCGGGTGGCCCGCTCCAACGTGGAGCTCCTCCCCCTCCTGGGGGCCGAGGTCTGGGGGGCAGGCCCCCCCACCCTCCTCCCGCAAGGCCTTCCCGGGGCCCGGCTCACCTCCCGCCTGGAGGAGGCCCTGGCGGAGGCGGACGCGGTGATGGTCCTGAGGCTCCAGAAGGAGCGCATGGAGGCGGGGCTCATCCACCTTCAGGACTACATCGCCCACTACCAGGTAACGGAAGCGCGGCTCAAAAAGGCCAAGCCGGGGGCCCCCCTCCTCCACCCCGGCCCCATGAACCGGGACGTGGAGCTGGAAGGGACCCTGGCGGACTCGGCCAGGAGCCTGGTGAACCGCCAGGTGCACAACGGGGTGGCGGTGCGCATGGCCGTGCTCTACCACCTTCTGGTGGGGAGGGAAAGGTGAAGGGAGACGTCCTCATCCGAAACGTCACGCTGGTGGACGCCCTAGGAGAAAGAGGCCCCGCGGACGTCCTCCTGGGGGAAGGGCGGATCCTCTCCCTGGAGGGCGGGGAGGCCCAGAGGGTCATCGAGGGGAAGGGGCGCTTCCTGGCCCCGGGCTTCTTGGACCTGCACGCCCATCTGCGGGAGCCGGGGCAGGAGGTGAAGGAAGACCTCTATAGCGGGCTTCTGGCCGCGGCGCGGGGGGGGTACACGGACCTGGTCTCCATGCCCAACACCACCCCCCCCGTGGACACCCCCGAGGCGGTCCGGGCCCTGCGGGAAAAGGCCGAGGCCCTGGGCCTCGCCCGCCTCCACCCCGCCGCCGCCCTCACCCAGGGGCAGGAGGGGAAGACCCTCACGGAAGCCGGGCTCCTTAAGGAGGCCGGCGCTTCCCTCCTCACCGACGACGGGCGCACCAACGAGGACGCGGGGGTGCTGGCGGCGGGGCTTCTGCAGGCCGCAGCCTTTGGCCTGCCGGTGGCGGTGCACGCGGAGGACGCCTCCTTGCGCCGGGGCGGGGTGATGAACGACGGGCCCCTGGCCGACCTCCTGGGCCTCCCCGGAAACCCCCCGGAGGCGGAGGCGGCCCGCATCGCCCGGGACCTCGAGGTGCTGCGCTACGCCGTGCGCCGGAGCCAAAAGAAACCCCACCTCCACATCCAACACCTCTCCACAGGGCGGGCCCTAGAGCTGGTGCGGGAGGCCAAGCGGGCGGGGCTTCCCGTCACCGCCGAGGCTACCCCTCACCACCTGACCCTCACCGAGGAGGCCCTAAGGGGCTTCGACCCCCTCTTCAAGGTAGCCCCGCCCCTCCGCACCGGGGAGGACGTGGAAGCCCTCCTGGAGGGCCTTCTGGACGGCACCCTGGACGCCATCGCCACCGACCACGCCCCCCACACCCAGGCGGAGAAGGAGCTGGACCTCTTGCGGGCACCCTTTGGGATACCGAGCCTCGAGGTGGCCTTCCCCCTCCTCTACACCGAACTTCACCGGAAGCGGGGCTTTCCCCTAAAGCGCCTGGTGGAACTCTTCACCGACGGTCCCCGAAACATCCTGGGCCTAAAGCCCATCCATCTGGAGGAAGGAGCCGAGGCCAGCCTGGTCCTCCTAGACCCCAAGGAGCGCCCCGTGGACCCCAGGAACTTCACCTCCAAGGCCAAGTTCTCCCCCTGGGCGGGGTGGACCCTGGGGGGGTGGCCCGTCCTCACCCTGGTGGAGGGGCGCATCGTCCACGAGGCGCTAGAATAGGGGCGTGCTGCGGAAGCTCCTCGAGGCGGACGCACTCGGCCTGCGCCTGGAATGGGTGGGGGGGCTTCCCCTTTGGGAAGCGGCCCCCACCTACCGCCACCAGAAGGCCATCGACCGCATCCGGGGAAGCATCCGCCCCAAGGAGGGCTCCTGCCCCTGCGTCCACGTGGCCGACGTCTACGTCCGCTTCCCCGACGGCTCCTACAAGCGCCCCGACATCGCCCTCTTCTGCCGGGAACCCGAGGAGCTGGACGAGGCCATCACCCTCCTCCCCGAGGCGGTGGTGGAGGTGGTGAGCCGGGGTTATGAGGCCAAGGACCTGGAGATCGCCCCCCGCTTTTACCTGGCCCAAGGGGTGAAGGACGTGGTGGTCTTCGACCCCCACACCCTCCTCGTCCTCCACCTCCGCCAGGACGGGGCCTGGCGGCATGTCTCCCCCGTGGAGCTGGAACTCCTCTGCGGCTGCCGGCTCACGGTGTAGGCCAAAGCTCCTGGAGGTTCTCCACCCCCTCGGCCTCCATGAGGCGGAGGAGATCCCTCAGCACCCGGTGGGGGAAGAGGGGCCCCCCGTAGACGAAGCCGGTGTAGACCTGCACCAGGCGTGCCCCGAGCCTCAGCCGCTCCCACACGTCCCGGGCGTCCTCCACCCCCCCCACGCTCACCAGGGTGAGGCCCTCCGCCCCCGCGAGGTGGCGCAAGACCTCCAGGGCCCGCCCCTTGAGGGGCCTTCCCGAAAGCCCCCCGGCCTCCCGGGCCAGGGGGCTTTGGAGCCCCTCCCGGCCCGTGGTGGTGTTCACCGCCACCAGGCCCTCCAGGCGGTGTTTTTGCGCCAGCGCCACCACCTGGTCCAAAGCCTCCGGGGTGAGGTCCGGGGCCAGCTTGAGGAGGAGGGGCTTCCTCGTGGCCGGGCGCAAGCGGTGGAGGAGCTCGTCCAAAAAGGGGCCCTCCTGCAGGGTGCGAAGCCCCGGGGTGTTGGGGGAGCTCACGTTGAGGACGAAATAGTCCCCGTAAGGCTCCAGGACCCGCAGGGCCCTAAGGTAATCCTCCGCCGCCCCTTCCAAGGGGGTGTCCCGGTTCTTCCCCAGGTTCACCCCCACGGGGAAGGCAAGGCCCCTTTCGCGGAAGCGCTTAAGCCTCCTGGCCGCCTCCTCCGCCCCCCCGTTGTTGAAGCCCATACGGTTGATGAGGGCATGGTCCTCCACCAGCCGAAAAAGCCGGGGCCTGGGGTTGCCCTCCTGGGCTTTTGGGGTAAGGGTCCCCACCTCGGCGAAGCCAAAGCCCAAGGCCCACCAGGCCCCTAGGGCCTTCGCGTCCTTGTCCATCCCCGCCGCCAGGCCCAGGGGGTTGGGGAAGGCGAGGCCCAAAGCCTCCACCCGAAGCCTGGGGTCCTCCACCCGCAGGAAACGGGCGGGCACCTCCAGGAGGGGCCCCCGCTCGGACCAGGAGGCGAGGAGGCCCAGGGTGCGCTCGTGGGCGGTTTCGGGGTCCAGGGCGAAGAGGAGGCGGTGCATCCCTCCCATCCTAAGGCCTGCGCCGCTAAACTGGAGCCCGTGAAGCGGCTCCTCCTCCCCCTCCTGGCCCCCCTCCTCGCTGCCTGCTCCGTGACCCTCACCGTGCCCCTGTCGGACCAGACCTTTTCCCTGCCCCCCACCCTCCCGGGAGGGACGGTCCTCTACCCCCAGGGCCCCGTGGAGGGCTTCCAGCCGCCTCCCGGGCTGAAGGGGGTGCGGCTTTCGGGCACCCTCGAGGCCAGCCAGCCCCCTGTACGCCACCTTGGCCTTCCACGTGCGCCTCGGGGATCCCGGGGAGGATCCCGGCTGCCAGCCCCTCCCCGGGGGCTACGCCTGCCCCGCCGAGCCAGGGGCAAGGGTGGGGGAAGCGGCCTTCGCTGGCACCTCCACCGCCTCCCTGGTCCTGGAGGGGGCAGGGCTCACCCAGGGGGTGCGGGAGGGGCGGTTCTGGCTGGGCCTGCTGGGGGAGGGGCTGCCCGCGGGGGGGACCCTCACCCTAAAAGACCTCCGGGCCACGGTGGTGGTGGGCTTCTGACCTCCGTCCGCCAGGGCTTTTGTGCCCCCGCCCCCCCTTGGGCCTAGGGAAGGGGTTATCATGGGGACGGATGAAGGACGCCCTGCGCCTGGAACTTCCCGTCCTCCCCTTGCGGAACACCGTGATCCTCCCCCACACCACCACGGGGGTGGACGTGGGCCGCCCCAAGAGCAAGCGGGCGGTGGAGGAGGCCTTAAACGCCGACCGCTACCTCTTCCTGGTGGCCCAGAAGGACCCCGAGGTGGACGACCCCGCGCCCGAGGACCTCTACGGCGTGGGCACCCTGGCGGTGGTCAAGCAGGCCATGCGCCTCCCCGACGGCACCCTGCAGGTGATGGTGGAGGCCAGGCACCGGGCCCGCCTCCAGGGCTACGTGGCCGCCCCCTACCTCCGGGCCGTGGGGGAGGTCCTGTCCGAGCCCCCCTTGCAGGACGCGAGCCTCGCCCGGGTCCTGGTGGGGGAGGTGCAGGAGGCCTTCGAGCGCTACCTGCAGAACCACAAGACCCTGCGCCTGGACCGCTACCAGCAGGAGGCGGTGAAAAGCACCCTGGACCCCGCGGTCCTGGCGGACCTCGTCGCCCACCACGCCACCTGGCCCCTGGAGGAGAAGCAGTCCCTCCTGGAGACCCCGGAGGTGGAGGAGCGCCTCAAGAAGGTGCTGGCCCTCCTCCTGCGCGACCTGGAGCGCTTCGACCTGGACCGGAAGATCGCCGCCCGGGTCAAGGAGCAGATGGACCAGAACCAAAGGGAGTACTACCTCCGGGAGCAGATGAAGGCCATCCAAAGGGAGCTCGGGGGCGGGGAGGACTTCCTCACCGAGATCGAGGAGCTCCGGGAGCGCATCGAGAAGAAGGGCCTGCCCGAGGGGGTCAAGGAGAAGGCCCTCAAGGAACTCAAGCGCCTGGAGCGCATGCAGCCCGGCTCCCCCGAGGCCACGGTGAGCCGGACCTACCTGGACTGGCTCCTGGAGGTCCCCTGGACCGAGGCCGACCCCGAGGTCCTGGACATCGCCGTCACCCGGCGGGTGCTGGACGAGGACCACTACGGCCTCAAGGAGGTGAAGGAGCGCATCCTGGAGTACCTGGCGGTGCGCCAGCTCACCCAGGGGAAGGAGGTCAGGGGCCACGCCCCCATCCTCTGCTTCGTGGGCCCGCCGGGGGTGGGCAAGACCTCCTTGGGAAGGAGCATCGCCCGCAGCATGAACCGCAGGTTCCACCGCATCTCCCTGGGCGGGGTGCGGGACGAGGCGGAAATACGGGGCCACCGCCGCACCTACATCGGGGCCCTGCCCGGCAAGATCATCCAGGGGATGCGGCAGGTGGGGGTGGTGAACCCGGTCTTCCTCCTGGACGAGATCGACAAGCTCTCCTCCGACTGGCGGGGGGATCCGGCCTCGGCCCTTCTGGAGGTCCTGGACCCCGAGCAGAACCACACCTTCACCGACCACTACCTGGACGTGCCCTACGACCTCGCCAAGGTCTTCTTCATCACCACCGCCAACACCCTCGCCACCATCCCCAGGCCCCTCCTGGACCGGATGGAGGTCATCGAGATCCCCGGCTACACCCTGCTGGAGAAGCGCGCCATCGCCCGCCACTTCCGCTGGCCCTTCCAGGTGAGGGAGGCGGGGCTGGAGGGAAGGCTGGAGATCACCGACCGGGCCATCGAGCGCATCGTGCAGGAGTACACCCGGGAGGCCGGGGTGCGCAACCTGGACCGGGAGCTCTCCAAGGTGGCCCGCAAAGCGGCTAAGGACTACCTGGAAAGCCCCTGGGAGGGGGTGCGGGTGGTGGATGCCCAGGACCTCGAGGCCTACCTGGGGGTGCCCAAGTACCGCCCCGACCGGGCGGAGAAAGCCCCCCAGGTAGGCACCGCCCAGGGCCTGGCCTGGACCCCCTACGGGGGCGCCCTCCTCACCATCGAAGCCCTGGCTGTGCCCGGCACGGGCAAGATCAACCTCACCGGCAACCTGGGGGAGGTGATGAAGGAGTCGGCCCACGCCGCCCTCACCTACCTGCGGGCCCACCGGGAGGAGTGGGGCCTGCCCGAGGGCTTCCACAAGGACCTCGACCTCCACATCCACGTACCCGAAGGGGCCACCCCCAAAGACGGCCCCTCCGCGGGCATCACCATCGCCACCGCCCTGGCCAGCGCCCTCACCGGCCGCCCCGTGCGCATGGACATCGCCATGACCGGGGAGATCACCCTGAGGGGCCGGGTCCTCCCCATCGGCGGGGTGAAGGAGAAGCTCCTTGCCGCCCACCAGGCGGGGATCCTCCGGGTGGT encodes:
- a CDS encoding aspartate carbamoyltransferase catalytic subunit — encoded protein: MRHLLDFRGWARTEVESLLDTARVMAEVLERPVKKVPALQGFTVATVFFEPSTRTRLSFELAARRMSADVVSFAAQTSSLQKGESYKDTLLTLEAMGVDAYVIRADAAGVPHQAARWVKGVVVNGGDGRRAHPTQALLDAYTLLEALGSLEGKKIAIVGDLLHSRVARSNVELLPLLGAEVWGAGPPTLLPQGLPGARLTSRLEEALAEADAVMVLRLQKERMEAGLIHLQDYIAHYQVTEARLKKAKPGAPLLHPGPMNRDVELEGTLADSARSLVNRQVHNGVAVRMAVLYHLLVGRER
- the lon gene encoding endopeptidase La, yielding MKDALRLELPVLPLRNTVILPHTTTGVDVGRPKSKRAVEEALNADRYLFLVAQKDPEVDDPAPEDLYGVGTLAVVKQAMRLPDGTLQVMVEARHRARLQGYVAAPYLRAVGEVLSEPPLQDASLARVLVGEVQEAFERYLQNHKTLRLDRYQQEAVKSTLDPAVLADLVAHHATWPLEEKQSLLETPEVEERLKKVLALLLRDLERFDLDRKIAARVKEQMDQNQREYYLREQMKAIQRELGGGEDFLTEIEELRERIEKKGLPEGVKEKALKELKRLERMQPGSPEATVSRTYLDWLLEVPWTEADPEVLDIAVTRRVLDEDHYGLKEVKERILEYLAVRQLTQGKEVRGHAPILCFVGPPGVGKTSLGRSIARSMNRRFHRISLGGVRDEAEIRGHRRTYIGALPGKIIQGMRQVGVVNPVFLLDEIDKLSSDWRGDPASALLEVLDPEQNHTFTDHYLDVPYDLAKVFFITTANTLATIPRPLLDRMEVIEIPGYTLLEKRAIARHFRWPFQVREAGLEGRLEITDRAIERIVQEYTREAGVRNLDRELSKVARKAAKDYLESPWEGVRVVDAQDLEAYLGVPKYRPDRAEKAPQVGTAQGLAWTPYGGALLTIEALAVPGTGKINLTGNLGEVMKESAHAALTYLRAHREEWGLPEGFHKDLDLHIHVPEGATPKDGPSAGITIATALASALTGRPVRMDIAMTGEITLRGRVLPIGGVKEKLLAAHQAGILRVVLPKENGPELKEVPEEILKDLEISFVEEVGEVLRLLLLPAAPPPVGPADRPQPGAGA
- a CDS encoding Uma2 family endonuclease codes for the protein MLRKLLEADALGLRLEWVGGLPLWEAAPTYRHQKAIDRIRGSIRPKEGSCPCVHVADVYVRFPDGSYKRPDIALFCREPEELDEAITLLPEAVVEVVSRGYEAKDLEIAPRFYLAQGVKDVVVFDPHTLLVLHLRQDGAWRHVSPVELELLCGCRLTV
- a CDS encoding dihydroorotase is translated as MKGDVLIRNVTLVDALGERGPADVLLGEGRILSLEGGEAQRVIEGKGRFLAPGFLDLHAHLREPGQEVKEDLYSGLLAAARGGYTDLVSMPNTTPPVDTPEAVRALREKAEALGLARLHPAAALTQGQEGKTLTEAGLLKEAGASLLTDDGRTNEDAGVLAAGLLQAAAFGLPVAVHAEDASLRRGGVMNDGPLADLLGLPGNPPEAEAARIARDLEVLRYAVRRSQKKPHLHIQHLSTGRALELVREAKRAGLPVTAEATPHHLTLTEEALRGFDPLFKVAPPLRTGEDVEALLEGLLDGTLDAIATDHAPHTQAEKELDLLRAPFGIPSLEVAFPLLYTELHRKRGFPLKRLVELFTDGPRNILGLKPIHLEEGAEASLVLLDPKERPVDPRNFTSKAKFSPWAGWTLGGWPVLTLVEGRIVHEALE
- the pyrR gene encoding bifunctional pyr operon transcriptional regulator/uracil phosphoribosyltransferase PyrR; the encoded protein is MRFKAELLNAEEMRRALHRIAHEIVEAGKGVEGLALVGIHTRGIPLAERLARYIREFEGKEVPVGLLDITLYRDDLSEIGLRPQVRQTRIPFEITDKAVVLVDDVLYTGRTARAALDALMDLGRPRRIYLAVLIDRGHRELPIRADFVGKNVPTARSEVVKVKLQEVDGEDRVELWEREAL
- a CDS encoding quinone-dependent dihydroorotate dehydrogenase, whose translation is MHRLLFALDPETAHERTLGLLASWSERGPLLEVPARFLRVEDPRLRVEALGLAFPNPLGLAAGMDKDAKALGAWWALGFGFAEVGTLTPKAQEGNPRPRLFRLVEDHALINRMGFNNGGAEEAARRLKRFRERGLAFPVGVNLGKNRDTPLEGAAEDYLRALRVLEPYGDYFVLNVSSPNTPGLRTLQEGPFLDELLHRLRPATRKPLLLKLAPDLTPEALDQVVALAQKHRLEGLVAVNTTTGREGLQSPLAREAGGLSGRPLKGRALEVLRHLAGAEGLTLVSVGGVEDARDVWERLRLGARLVQVYTGFVYGGPLFPHRVLRDLLRLMEAEGVENLQELWPTP